Proteins encoded by one window of Vitis vinifera cultivar Pinot Noir 40024 chromosome 10, ASM3070453v1:
- the LOC100251447 gene encoding F-box protein At5g46170, producing MASSMRPDPSTRIWPEPQNSPPPVMMMAEAIDHFDRLPDSLLLLVFNKIGDVKALGRCCVVSRRFHTLVPQVENVVVRVDCVISDDESSSAAGSLEKSRGPFSHLFRLVFGGIVKPLQALGQFLGPKRSAPTTSSSLAVGGGSEEDGDVDHQTGGVTHHSPTQVLKNFNEIRFLRIELPSGELGIEDGVLLKWRADFGSTLDNCVILGAASVICPGPTKGSGVQDSGNDAFCVSNGGDDNGSIPESFYTNGGLKLRVVWTISSLIAASARHYLLQPIIAEHKTLDSLVLTDADGQGVLCMNRDQLEELRVKPLSASSASKRTLVPALNMRLWYAPHLELPDGIVLKGATLVAIRPSEQSVTKKEVSDGSWVSAAFEEPYGTAAKMLVKRRTYCLEMNSF from the coding sequence ATGGCTTCGTCTATGCGTCCAGATCCGAGCACCAGAATCTGGCCGGAACCCCAGAACAGTCCACCGCCGGTGATGATGATGGCAGAGGCCATCGACCACTTCGACCGCTTGCCGGACTCTCTGCTTCTCCTTGTTTTCAACAAGATCGGAGACGTCAAGGCACTGGGTCGCTGCTGTGTTGTTTCGAGACGCTTCCATACCCTTGTACCACAGGTTGAAAACGTCGTCGTTCGGGTGGACTGCGTTATTTCCGATGATGAATCTTCCTCCGCCGCTGGTTCTTTGGAAAAATCTCGTGGGCCTTTTTCGCACCTCTTTCGCCTGGTGTTCGGCGGCATTGTGAAACCCCTCCAAGCCCTAGGCCAGTTCTTAGGTCCCAAGAGATCCGCCCCAACGACCTCTTCTTCTCTCGCCGTAGGCGGTGGCTCCGAGGAAGATGGGGACGTTGATCATCAGACTGGTGGAGTTACGCACCACTCGCCCACTCAAGTGTTGAAGAACTTCAACGAGATTCGATTTCTACGCATCGAGCTTCCCAGCGGCGAATTGGGGATTGAGGATGGGGTGTTGTTGAAATGGAGAGCGGATTTCGGATCCACACTTGACAATTGCGTGATTCTGGGAGCGGCATCCGTGATTTGCCCAGGCCCCACAAAGGGATCGGGGGTTCAGGACAGTGGAAATGATGCTTTTTGTGTTAGCAATGGCGGAGATGATAATGGAAGCATTCCAGAGTCGTTTTACACAAATGGAGGTCTGAAATTAAGGGTTGTTTGGACGATTAGTTCTTTGATTGCTGCCTCGGCGAGGCATTACTTGCTTCAGCCAATAATTGCAGAGCATAAGACGCTGGACAGTTTGGTGTTGACAGATGCGGATGGGCAGGGAGTTCTGTGTATGAATAGGGATCAGTTGGAAGAGTTGAGGGTGAAGCCTTTGTCGGCATCATCTGCATCAAAGAGGACGCTTGTGCCTGCACTCAATATGAGGCTTTGGTATGCGCCCCACTTGGAATTGCCCGACGGTATTGTGCTGAAGGGAGCCACATTGGTGGCGATTCGGCCAAGCGAGCAGTCAGTGACAAAGAAGGAGGTGTCTGATGGATCTTGGGTTTCAGCTGCATTTGAGGAGCCATATGGAACTGCAGCAAAGATGTTGGTGAAAAGAAGGACATACTGTCTTGAGATGAACTCCTTTTGA
- the LOC100233101 gene encoding ornithine aminotransferase (The RefSeq protein has 5 substitutions compared to this genomic sequence) gives MALATRRFFNTICRGTRSFGALPEGIPSSSQHLINLEYEYSAHNYHPIPIVFSQAKGSTIWDPEGKKYLDFLSAYSAVNQGHCHPKVLKALVEQAERLTLSSRAFYNDRFPIFAERLMNMFGYDMVLPMNTGAEGVETALKLARKWGYEKKKIPKDQAIIVSCCGLLHGRTLAVISMSCDNEATRGFGPLLPGHLKVDFGDEVALEKIFEENGDRIAGFLFEPIQGEAGVIIPPDGYLKAVRELCSKFNILMIADEIQSGLGRSGRMLACDWAEVRPDVVILGKALGGGVIAVSAVLADKDVMLSIQPGEHGSTFGVNPLASAVAVASLDVITEEGLSERSDQMGQELRNQLMKIHQLFPNLIKEVRGKGLFNAVELNSKALFPVSAYDICLKLKERGVLAKPTHDTIIRLTPPLSISLDELQEGSNALRDVMEFDVPKMQKAKHKRVPQTTTNICDRCGRNMDDS, from the exons ATGGCACTGGCTACCAGGAGATTCTTCAACACTATTTGCAGGGGAACAAGGAGCTTTGGTGCTCTCCCTGAAGGCATCCCTTCCTCTTCTCAACACCTCATCAACTTGGAATATGAATACAGTGCTCACAA TTACCACCCAATTCCCATTGTGTTCTCTCAAGCAAAGGGATCAACTATATGGGATCCAGAAGGCAAAAAATATCTGGATTTCCTTTCTGCTTACTCTGCGGTTAATCAG GGACACTGTCATCCAAAGGTCTTGAAAGCATTAGTGGAACAGGCAGAAAGGCTCACTCTCAGCTCTAGAGCCTTCTATAATGATAGATTTCCAATATTCGCAGAGCGCTTAAAGAATATGTTTGGCTATGATATGGTGCTACCAATGAATACTGGTGCTGAAGGCGTGGAAACAGCTCTGAAGTTAGCTAGGAAATGGGgttatgagaagaaaaaaattcccaaaGACCAG GCCATTATCGTCTCTTGTTGCGGTTGCTTCCATGGTCGTACATTGGCTGTTATTTCTATGAGCTGTGATAATGAGGCTACACGAGGTTTTGGGCCCTTGTTGCCAGGTCATCTTAAAGTTGATTTTGGTGATGAAGTTGCCCTTGAGAAAATCTTTGAAG AAAATGGAGATCGGATAGCTGGATTTCTATTTGAGCCTATTCAAGGAGAGGCTGGG GTTATAATTCCTCCAGATGGTTATTTAAAAGCTGTCAGAGAACTGTGctcaaaatttaatattctaATGATTGCTGATGAAATACAAAGTGGCTTAGGTCGGTCAGGAAGAATGCTGGCGTGTGATTGGGCAGAAGTTCGTCCTGATGTTGTT ATACTTGGAAAAGCTTTGGGTGGAGGAGTGATAGCGGTTAGTGCAGTGCTTGCAGACAAAGATGTAATGCTCTCTATTCAGCCAGGAGAGCATGGAAG CACATTTGGAGGAAATCCTTTGGCGAGTGCAGTTGCTGTTGCCTCACTCGATGTGATCACAGAAGAGGGGCTTTCAGAGAG ATCCGACCAAATGGGACAGGAGCTTAGGAATCAGCTAATGAAGATTCATCAGCTATTCCCTAACCTCATAAAGGAAGTGCGAGGAAAAGGTCTGTTCAATGCTGTGGAGCTCAACAGCAAGGTCTTGTTCCCTGTCTCTGCTTATGATATTTGTTTAAAGTTGAAAGAGAGAGGAGTTCTTGCTAAGCCCACACATGATACTATCATCCGATTAACTCCTCCCCTTTCCATAAG TTTGGATGAGCTACAAGAAGGCTCAAATGCTCTTCGTGATGTCATGGAATTTGATGTACCAAAGATGCAGAAGGCAAAGCACAAGAGAGTCCCCCAAACAACCACTAACATATGTGATCGTTGTGGTCGAAATATGGATGATTCTTAG